From a single Leishmania infantum JPCM5 genome chromosome 36 genomic region:
- a CDS encoding putative kinetoplast DNA-associated protein, whose protein sequence is MFRAARLLRGVSPFSVFLMDQKNNPSLQGVSIAKRGKMLSKMYKELSQQQRRDLQKRAQVHPSLRKRKRARPPRKTEFAEFVRQNYKVVQGLNYRKRFSALSQLYELHKPIDVQVAKALKEANARKVTSAKTAVKKAATKPKTAKRAKAEKSAAKKSAGKK, encoded by the coding sequence ATGTTCCGCGCAGCTCGTCTTCTCCGCGGCGTTAGCCCCTTCTCCGTCTTCCTGATGGACCAGAAGAACAACCCGTCGCTACAGGGCGTGTCGATTGCGAAGCGCGGCAAGATGCTCTCCAAGATGTACAAGGAgctctcgcagcagcagcgtcgcgatCTACAGAAAAGAGCGCAGGTGCACCCAAGCCTGCGCAAGCGGAAGCGCGCAAGGCCGCCGCGCAAGACGGAATTCGCCGAGTTTGTGCGTCAGAACTACAAGGTAGTGCAGGGTCTCAACTACCGCAAGCGCTTCTCTGCCTTGTCTCAGCTATACGAGCTCCACAAGCCGATCGATGTGCAGGTGGCCAAAGCACTAAAAGAGGCAAATGCCAGAAAGGTTACCTCGGCCAAGACCGCTGTGAAAAAGGCTGCCACCAAGCCCAAGACCGCCAAGAGAGCCAAGGCGGAGAAAAGCGCCGCGAAGAAGTCTGCCGGAAAAAAATAG
- a CDS encoding putative glycerophosphoryl diester phosphodiesterase codes for MRSASTMCQRWPQHTNIAQDNQAHHKPLIQRFVRDGTNPRPQLRFLLHSPDSKFPVCVACHRGDWRNYVENTLEAVESCIQMGADIVEVDVWRTSDGALILMHDETLDRTTNGKGRVCDHTLAEVRALRLKDGLGNMTEFTVPTVEEVLLLAKDRVILNLDKADVYLDELYPLLVKTGMVEQTILKSEIPFDELCKRYSADLLNRVIFMPILNITDTTTYESIDRAFAANHALYEVNFEKENADMLQYIRKLAKNSGAALWINTIWPTTCGGYSDDHALRDKDANWGYVVEHIGAGIIQTDRPAMLLAYLQERGCR; via the coding sequence ATGAGGTCAGCGTCGACCATGTGCCAGCGGTGGCCCCAGCACACGAACATCGCGCAGGACAACCAGGCCCACCACAAGCCGCTGATCCAGCGATTTGTCCGTGATGGAACGAACCCGCGCCCTCAGCTGCGCTTCTTACTGCACTCCCCCGACTCGAAGTTCCCGGTCTGCGTCGCATGCCACCGCGGTGACTGGCGCAACTACGTCGAGAACACGCTCGAGGCTGTGGAGAGCTGCATCCAGATGGGGGCTGACATAGTCGAAGTCGATGTCTGGCGCACAAGTGACGGCGCGCTCATCCTCATGCACGACGAGACGCTCGACCGTACAACGAATGGTAAAGGTAGAGTGTGCGATCACACTCTTGCCgaggtgcgtgcgctgcgtctGAAGGACGGACTTGGCAACATGACGGAGTTCACGGTGCcgacggtggaggaggtgctaCTCCTGGCGAAGGACCGCGTCATCCTCAACTTGGACAAGGCCGACGTCTACCTGGATGAGCTCTACCCTCTGCTCGTGAAGACGGGGATGGTGGAGCAGACGATTCTAAAGTCGGAGATTCCCTTCGATGAGCTGTGCAAGCGGTACTCTGCGGATTTGCTCAACCGTGTTATTTTCATGCCCATTTTGAATATCACGGACACCACAACGTACGAGAGCATCGACCGCGCCTTTGCCGCCAACCACGCCCTGTATGAGGTGAACTTCGAGAAGGAAAATGCCGACATGCTGCAGTACATTCGAAAGCTCGCCAAGAACTCGGGTGCGGCGCTGTGGATCAACACCATTTGGCCGACCACCTGCGGCGGTTACAGCGATGACCACGCGCTGCGTGACAAGGACGCGAACTGGGGCTATGTGGTTGAACACATCGGGGCCGGCATCATACAGACAGACCGGCCTGCGATGCTGCTCGCGTACCTCCAAGAGCGTGGCTGTCGCTAA